A stretch of Arachis hypogaea cultivar Tifrunner chromosome 15, arahy.Tifrunner.gnm2.J5K5, whole genome shotgun sequence DNA encodes these proteins:
- the LOC140179166 gene encoding uncharacterized protein, whose protein sequence is MEIGDLQVRNPRDRDIGQQDAICGQKIQGVPHRTTPQSSTGETRFRLTYGVDAIIPVEVGEPSPRLLLGGNEEAVEKDLVDETREMAHLSEAALKQRIALCYNTRVLRRSFEPNNLVLRRNDVGLPTPGEGKLAANWEGPYRVKEVVGNGTYKLERLDGKEVPRTWNVANLTRFYS, encoded by the exons ATGGAAATAGGTGATCTCCAGGTTCGAAATCCCAGAGACCGTGATATAGGACAACAGGACGCAATTTGTGGACAAAAAATTCAGGGAGTTCCTCACAG AACAACACCTCAATCCTCCACCGGGGAAACCCGTTTCCGACTTACCTACGGAGTTGATGCAATTATCCCTGTGGAAGTCGGGGAGCCAAGCCCACGCCTACTTCTGGGGGGAAATGAGGAGGCTGTAGAGAAGGATCTGGTCGACGAAACCAGGGAAATGGCGCACTTGTCAGAAGCGGCACTGAAGCAGAGAATAGCACTTTGTTACAACACCAGGGTACTAAGGAGGAGTTTTGAGCCAAACAACCTGGTCCTACGACGTAACGACGTAGGCCTCCCCACCCCTGGGGAAGGGAAGCTGGCGGCCAATTGGGAAGGCCCATACAGAGTGAAGGAAGTGGTCGGCAACGGAACTTACAAGCTGGAGCGACTAGACGGGAAAGAAGTACCCCGAACATGGAACGTGGCAAACTTGACTAGGTTCTACTCCTAG